The DNA region cagacattaatactactacttttcataagtcaaaagttaaaaaaagttacTTCTAAAGTTTTCCAAACGGGTCTTTGGTGACTAAtgtaactttttattttgttattatgaCTATTGTATATTaccattttattattttagattaatGTTTTATCCCTCTTTAATGATTCTTGTAACTTCCTATTTGTTGAGGAAATCACTTGTTAAATTATCCATGAATGTGGATCAATAATATCTCATTCTAAACAGAGGAACGAAGCTACGAGAGTCTCGTACTCCAAACTTGGGGGAACTAAGTACCAAGCATTGATACTCAAATATCATTAACTATTAATCTATTATAGATTTCACTAACTTTGATCTGGGTAAACCAAAAGATGATATGTTAAACTTTTATATATTGCTTAAGTTGATGCTAAGCCAAAAATCCAATGATCGCCTTCATTGAGAACATGATAGAATCAACATAAATAAACAACCAAGAGCTTCTAGTCATTTTGTTACCACTTCAAGTTAGACTGTGAAATTAGGCTCCTTTTTTCCTGTGGAGCAAATCCATTGAATCCCAAAATCGAATTTTTCATTTTGGACCGTCCATTGTCACAGAGACTTTGGTCAAAAAGGAAAATATATATGCTATGCATTTACTTATCGTTGTGCGAAGGAAAGTCCACACAAGCAATTAGACTTGATTCTTGAAATTATATCCATAgatttcatttatggatttattaATATGTTGGTGTGTTGATATATTCGTAGTCCActagatattaaaaaaaaaagtttgaaagTAGAATCTGATTCTAGATATGTCTCATCCCATAAAAGGAATACAATACAATACagcatttaatttaaaaatgtcaCATCCAATTTGAGGTCATGAACATATATTGTATGTCTTCTTTCTTGTCAAGTTCTTAACATTGTGCAAATCTCAAAATCATTATCATCTGGATGGCAAGTAGAAGAGCAAGATGCATGCAGTGTGGAAGGCCTGTGGTGGTGCCAATGCAAGCCTATAATGTTTACATTCTGTGTTCTGGCTGCCAAGGCTATCCACAAGTCCAACCCAACTACCCTTTACTCAACAGCACTCCTTCCTTCATCAATTTTGCTCCTGGATTTTCGAGGCCTTACCCGCCGCCGCCTTCTCCTGCTTCTGCATATGGTAACAAGAGAGCTGTGTTGTTTGGTATTAGCTATGCTAAGCAAGATAACAGGATCAAAGGCGCTGTCAATGATGCTCACTGCATGAAGTACTTTCTCATTGACAAGTTGGGTTTCCCTACTGATTCCATTCGCATGCTCACAGGTACCTACTATAATAATAGCATGCTCACTGCTGATCTTGTTAATTTGTCATGATTTTTACATGTTTTATGTTATGTCCTCTGGTTTGATGATTATACGGTTGGATGTGAGATCGGCTTATTAACAATTGAGCCTAGCTTTTTAGGGATCAAGCTTAATTTACTAAACACCTGCAAAAAGGATGATTAGAACTTAGTAAGCTTAACTtattgttagagatataattattcatgtgCTGTTGTGCAGATGATCCAGAAGAGAGAAACCCTCTAAGAATTCCAACAATGCACAACATGAGAATGGCGATGAGGTGGTTGGTGGAAGGTTGCCGGGCAGGGGACTCATTGGTGTTCTACTACTCCGGTCACGGATCGAGGGTAGTCGACCGTAACATGGATGAGGTTGATGGGTATGATGAAGCAATCTGCCCTGTTGATTATGAGCATGAGGGCAAGATAATTGATGATGAGATCAATGCAACAATCGTCCGCCCTCTGCCACGTGGCGCCAAGCTCCACGCCCTTGTTGATACATGCTTTAGCGGCACTGTTCTTGATTTACCTTTCATGTGCAGGATGAAccggttagttagttagttacacTTCTAcatcagcaaaaaaataaaaaaaataaaacagaaagtagaGATTAATTTGTGTTATTTAAACAGAAAAGGTTATTATGGATGGGAAGATCACAGAAGCCGCAGAGGTGCATACAAAGGCACAAATGGAGGAGTAGCTGTTTGCATTTCTGCTTGTGACGATGATGGAAGTGCGGCAGATACATCCGTAAGTATATTATAACTAATAAGGCAACTACTCTAGTGAAgaggttaaaaatattataatatttgttTAAAAAGTGTGACTTATTTGTTTAGTCGcactttaaataaagataatatttttataacatataaaaatcaagttttataatttattatctaatggtcaaaataaaatatcttcacatgatgataattataaaatcttcaCTGAAATAGTTACCAtgtaataaacaaaataaataatcacATGCAGTTTATCTTTGTCTTTATGTGAAGTTGAGGAGTGCTAGAGGGccaataaattttatgatttgtagttatcaattagttattattagtatttttaataatctGAAATTTTATCGTAtaattactcacttttcttttactAGTTAAAtattggccaaattttaataaaaatactgtcCCTTAAACTTTTTTcataaagttgataattaaaaaattattagataacaatttaattaaatttattaaattatcttaaCGATTTTGAACTAGTAACTTCGTACAAAAATATCTGCATGTGAATTTTAAAAGTGATTCACTTTTTAATTACCGTTAaaaactaaaagagaaattgattaGGCATTTAGCGGCATGGAAAGTAGTGGAGCGTTGACGTACAGTTTCATTCAAGCCATGCAAGATGAAGCTAAACTGACTTATGGCCGCTTGCTGAATGCTATGCGCTCCACCATCCGCGACGCTAAGGAAGGACAGTTTGGTCCTAACTACGAAGATTATGCCGCCATGGAATCTCGCCTGCAATATGCTCATGTAATATAATCAACTCTCATCTACCTATTTATTTATGTCTTTCTCTTGTTAACAACTTGAATCTTGATCCTATGCAGGAGCCACAGATATCTTCATCTGAAAAGTTTGATATTTATTCAAAGCCTATTTTAATGTGAAGGTGGCTGCCTTGTTACTTGTTACTTATGCCTTCAAACAGAAACAGGGCAACTATATACTATAACCGTAATAAGCGTTGCCTCACTCCACGTGTATACTCATTaataaggatattgtactcttcaACTATGTGCTTCTCCAATCCTCAATAACTTGCTAATCCAATTCCTTGCTAGCATAGGAACAAAGtatcaatatttatttatattagagcAAATGACaaataagttcttgattttttatacaaataagttttggattaattaaaaatataaaaatattctttacTTTTTAAAACGCGAGACATTTAAGTCTTTTTGAAGAAccgatttatttttatatattttagacaaaaaaacttcaatatattatattttaaaaaattaatgatatttttatatttttaattaatagacTTATATGTCTTTGAATTAAAATGTTAGGAAATAAACTCTTTATATTATGTGAGAAAATAAACTCGTGGAGTGTGGTTGGGGATAAAAATAGCATAAATTCTATCGAaatgaattttatatataaattagtatttttatccataataatattataaaaatataaatatttaaaattatgtcGGTTTTATCATGACATTATAGATTATGGTACAAAAGATTTATAGAATCaaattacttttacaaaaaaaaaagttgtagAGGACAAAAGTTTTCTTTGGTTAAGAAGACATCAGTCTCTGtatagataaaaaaatcaaataataagattttccGTTATAATTTTCATgtgaaagaatttaattttttactaataattaattttaaaatttattatctaaaatttaaaaaaatttaatgtgtatatttttacatttgattaggtgttaagtctgttgtacaaatagaaataattaatttttatacttgttatttaaaaattatattttttctttgtatgtatataaaaatataattagatattagcataaaaaaatttatattgatagttaaaaaattaactcaaaattatttttattaaaaaattgaatcttaattttaacttttaatcacaacattaatactcttttcaaattatatgtaataaacatTTAAAAGAAGAGAAGTGAAAATTGTTCATACCTTAACCCAAAACGCAAAAGCTAGACCTAATAAGAATAAAATGGCCACCTAAGAGGGTGGTCCCTACCGCATACCCGACCTCCTCAAAGAGGTCGGATACAATTCAAAGGGGAAGCTTATACTTATCTGAATAACTGCCTCCCCGAATCTCTCCAACTATCTCTACCTTATCTAGAAGGTAGATCTCAACAAACTCTTAAGATAAAGGGAACGATtatccaaaacaaaggtggaactactcaaaaaggtggttatctactctactataaatacactggcacCCTCAGGTATAATTCATGTTCTACTCTACTAAAATCCTActtaaaacccttgctaacttaagtatcagagtctcttgcaggtaccacccccacctcccCACGAGAAACTTGGACAGGCTGTACCTCGGCATCACAAGTCAGACGTTGCCACTCAGAGAGACCTGGATCTCACGTTCAGCCCCAAATCAACATTTCAGGTAACCAttggaacattggcaccgttgtcagggacctggaagtcatcccacaaCCATGGCAGACAACTAACCAAAGGATGGTCACGTCGCATCCGAACTTTAGCAAGAAGCTCAGCCAGAAGATCATGTCGTCGTGCTCCCCTTCCACCACAACATATGGAAGGATCTCACGGAGAAGGGCCTTCGGAAAACTCTCATCCAAGGAGGATCCATTCTGAAATATGCCACTCTAGGGACGAGGATAATCCTCACGCGACAAAGATATTGAACATGGTCCATGGACAATAAGATCGCTTGAGACAGCTCAAACACGAGGTCGAGTGACAACGAGAGGCCGAAAGAAAATTGAGAAGAGAAGTAAGAAGACATAAGGATCTAGAAGAAAAGCTTCAGAAGATGGACGCTGACCTTCGAAGTCGGGCCACTAGGTCAGAAAGCCCCTTGGGAGGGCAAGATCCGTTTACAGAAGAGATCATGAAGGCTAAAGTTTCTAGGAACTTCAAATCACCCGAcatggacctctatgacggaacaTCTGACCTAAGCCACCATCTCAATAACTTCAGAAGCCGAATGTACATGGCCGATGCCTCTGGCGCTACTCATTGCAAAGCCTTCTCGACTATTTTAACCAAGGCCGCAATGAAATGGTTTGACGGACTGCCCCCCAGCTCGGTCACTAGCTTTGACGATCTGGCCAGAAAATTTTTTACCAGATTCTCCATCTAGAAAGACAAAACGAAACATGCCCCGAGCCTACTAGGAGTAAAGCAAGAGGTCGGGGAAATCCTCCGTGACTACATGGAAATATTCAACAAAGCTTGTTTGGAAATTGTAAATCTACCAACTGAAGCCATAATCATGGGTCTGGTCAATGGCCTCAAAGAAGAACCCTTCTCTAAATCAATATCGAAAAGATACCCGACTTCTCTGAATGAGATCCAAGaaagggcagaaaaatatatcaatatggaagaaaactccCGACTTAGTGAACCCCTTTTTCGATCCAACCTACCCTACTATCCAAGTCGGGACAAAGAAAAGGAacccaagaagaaagaagagcaaAGTGTGAAAAAGCCtcgaaagtaccacaactacacccctctaaGAGTTTCCCTAGTCGACGTCTACAGGGAGGTATGCCACATGGAGAAGCTTCCGCCTTCCCATCCGATTAAGCATAAGAAAGCCGGAAGTCGGACTGAGTATTATGAATATCACAAACTATACGGACACTCCACTAATAAATGCTATGATCtcaagaatgtcataaaaaagcTAGCCAAAAAAGGTCGGCTCGATAGATACCTGGCAGACAGGTCGTAACatcccaaatttttgaaaattaaataataagttatttataagttattatattatattgagattttgtttttttttaaatatttttaacaaaaataattaaatagaattttatgattattgaagtttaatttaattatgcttCATTTGCTTCTTTGTATCACTGAACCAATATGAGGgaataagagaaagaaaattgaccgagagagaaagaaagagaaccaAACCTCCTTTGATCCTCCGGCTTTGATTTCTTGCGAtccgtaactctaataaaaaatctaatccagtAAAAGTGTTCATATCTTCCTCCTTTACATGTTGGTGTCACTTTTATTCGGTAGAAGTTGACAGTGACATAACTCCTCTTTCCCTTGAGTTCGACCAATTGAAGTTCTAGGAGGCACACACGATTTCTGACGCTTTTCTCTTtagcagctcggtcagaaagtttcttcgaagattttgttgattttgatttcatacggaggtagggagttttattttaaaattaacaattttcaatttaagaatgcccaaaagtataaaaaataattgCAAATATGTTAGTAATTATAATGTTATTGAGTTTAGATTTTTGGCTATGAATGATTGACTATGTTTGTGACTGAGTTTTTGGTTATGAGAGTGAatgaaaattaatttcttaattatAAGTAGTAATTTTGAaagtttataaataattttacaatgattGGAATCATATGTTGATTATTGAGAACCTTATTTTTGAAAAGTGTTTATAGAAGGCTGGTAAATTGTCGAGAAGTTATGTAAGTGAGGGAGCCCATAAGCGTGGTGAAGTCGAGTCTTAAGGGGAGGTTCTATCTGAGTtcttataaaaataaatgaaaaggtAGATTTGGTTAATGATTAATGTGAAAAGAACATGGTCGGAAGGTTTTGTAAAGTCTGAATGAacatgtgaatttttttttttggttttaatagcaaaagatttgaaagagagcggaattttattgaaatagaaagaGGCATAGCTTTAAAGAAAAGGATTTGATTATTGAaaacttatttaatattttgaatGGTGagattattgaaaataatttgttacttggaaatgttttgaaaagagtttgaatggtAGTTAGGTTGGGACCCTTAAAGGGTGGCAAAGCCCGAATTTTAGAAGAAATGCTACAGAAGATTTTACAAAACTCTGAGGCTTTGTTTAAAGCATTATTTAAAAGAAACTGGATTTAGGGTTCAAAATAGTTGATTTTCAAATTATCAAGAAAATTACTATGTTTTAAGATTATTCTgttgagaaaatatttttgttttaagttataatttgagttcgatttattaagaaaaagagTTTTTATTAAATGTTACAAAATTTGATTATTTAGAAACTAATTGATTTAAGATTATAATAGATGGGTGAATAGGTGGTGATGCGGAGGTGCAATTGATTagttggtgatgcggaggtatgtgtAATTAagcggtgatgcggaggtatgggTATGTAATTGGTGATGTGGAGGCTTAATAGAAAGAAAGGAAATGAGAACTAATGAAGGAAATAGATTTTTAAGAGGAAAAGAATGAGAAAGAATGAATAAGATAGATACTTGAAAAGTGTATGTTAAATAGGTCTTGTGCCAAAGTGCTAATGCGGAAGTGCTCGCCTAACTGATAGTTTGAGGTTACTAATGCGGGAATATTCGCCTAACTGATAGTCTGAGGTTACTAATGCGGGAAtattcgcctaactgatagcactgTTTCTTACTGTGATACACATTAAAATGTTATTATGATGAGGTCTAACTGACAcgggtaaccgtgatgccaaggtgtctaaCTAACACAGTAAAGAAACCATATTCGGGTTCGCCTCGAGTAACGttgggttgcgggtagacaactgacgcatgagctcatggcctgcaaaGGAAAGGCATGCATAATATTATTtgcgcatttgcatttgattgtggtTGTTTATCTTGTTTATTTGTGATTGTGCTGTTATCTTGGTGACATGCTTGTATGCTTGATTGGACATTTTACTTGTGTTGTGGACTTAATAATGTGGTGGGAGCTGATGTTTGTGGTTTGAGTTTAGGTATATTATTTACGATGCTGGCTTATTTAGATATTACGATAATTGAGGAATGTTGTTAAGAGACGAGGAATTGTTAATAATATGACGGAGATTCTGTTTAAATAATGTGATTTAAAGAAAGGGTTTTACATGGCTTTAGGTAAGACTTAAAAAGGATTTCAAGGGTTTAATAAAGAAAACTGTTTCGGGTTATGCGTTAAGTATTTGtatattattctatatatttttaCAGCATTCGCTATCCCTACTGAGAACATGCGAGGATGACGTTCTCACCCCCCTTACAGATCTTCTGTTTCAGCGACAGGCCCGAGAATCCTTGACACGGAGCCGCGACTGAACATCGGAGCTTTATGTAAATCTATATATCCGTATTTTCTGTAGTTGGTTTAGCCTTAGATtttcccttgccatttattgtctttgatttttagagggataggacttgtatttgagaatctaagtttatgtatatattgctatgtgagtaaatatatttttgtgattaagAGTTTTAAAGTAAAGACctttcattttcttaattaaacTTTCGATTCGTACgcacgaaggctcaatattaaataaacatagtatataattaaagTAATAAAGGTAAGTAGCGCTCGGACTTTTAGTGCGATCATAAGGTGCTAAAATTTAGGGTGTTATACAGGTTGGACGACCCGAGAAAGAGAAGAATGGATGAAAAAGAAGGACAACCAGAATGCCCTCCTCACACCCCTGAACGACATATACATTTGATCAATGGTGGATTCGCGGGAGGAGGAATGTCAAAGTTCTTGCGTAAAAGGCATCTCAAGAAAGTATATAAAGTCGGACAGGATGACCGATCACCCGACTTACCCACCATCTCCTTCACAAAAGAGGATGCTCAGGGAATAATACCCGGACACGATGAcccagtggtaataactatgatcctggaAAATGCTAACCTACATCAAACTTTGGTAGATCAAGGCAGTTCTGTGGATATCCTGTTTAAGCCCCGCTTTGACAAGCTAGGGTTAGAGGAAAAGGATCTAAGAGCATATACAAATAGCCTCTTTGGACTGGGAGATATCCCGATCCTACCTCTAGGCTACATCTCATTATACACCAGCTTCAGAAAGGGAGCTAGGTCAAGGACACTAAGTATCGACTTCATTATAGTCAACGAAaattcagcatacaatgccctaatCGGTTGGACAATCCTGAACCGACTTGCAGTCGTCGTTTTCAACCCTACATCTCTGCATGCAGTTTTCCACAGCTGAAGGAGTCGCCACCGTTAAAAGAGATCAAAGGCTAGGAAGAAAATTCTATAATGAGAGCCTCAGTTTGAAAGGCAGCTCAAAAGGCAAAGAAGTCAATACAATCGAGCTAGGTGGAGTCCGAGTTCGAGAAGAATTACGACCCCAACCAAAAGACAAAATGGAAGAGATACAAATTGGAGACCATCTCGACCAAACAACAAGTATAGGGGCAAATCTGGAGGAAAGCCTAAAGAAAAAGCTCattgaattattaagaaaaacTCCGATCTCTTTGCCTGGAAAACCTCTGGCATGCTGGGTATAGATCCCGACTTGATGTGCCGTAAGCTTGTTGTGTACCCAGGTTCCCGACCTATTCAATAGAAACAGAGAAAGCTCGGACTAGAGTGAATACAAGTTGTAGAAAAACAAGTACATGCCCTATTGGAGGCAGGGTTTATAAGGGATGTTAAGTATCCACTGTGGTTGGCCAACGTCGTGCTGGTAAAGAAACAAAATGgaaagtggagaatgtgcgttGATTACActaatctcaacaaagcatgtcccaaggacccttatcaaCTCCCTAGCATTGATGCTCTGATCGACTCCGCTTCAGGCTACAGATACTTGTCctttatggacgcctactcgggatacaatcaaatcccgatatACAAgtcggatcaagaaaagaccccATTCATAACTCCAAAGGCAAATTATTGCGACATAGTGATGCCTTTCGGATTAAAGAATGCAGGAACTACCTACCAGagactgatgaataaggtgttttcaCCTCACATAGGAAAACTCATGGAggtgtatgtggatgacatgctcaTTAAGACCAAAGAGGATAGAACATTATTATCCGACCTCTCGGAGGTCTTCTCCACTATAAGGGAGCATGAGATGTGATTAAATCtctcaaaatgcaccttcgcgatAGAAGTCGAGAAGTTTTTAGgattcatgctgactcaaagaggCATAGAAGCTAACCCCGAcaaatgccaagccatactcaacatgaagagtccGACCTGTATTAAAGAGGTCCAACAGTTAAATGGAAGATTGGTCGTTCTATCCAGGTTTATGACAGGGTCAGGCCTGAAATCCCTTCCGCTCTTCTTAATTCTGTGGAAAGGGAAGCAATTTGAGTGGACCCCAGAATGCGAACAAGCTTTCTAAGACTTCAAGGCATTTTTGGGACAACCATCCATACTTACCCGACTTGAGAAGGGAGAAGAGCTCGTACTATATTTGTCAGTGGAAAGTCGGGCTATAGCCTCGGCCCTGGTCTAAAAAAACGAAAAAGGGCAGCAACCTATCTACTTCATCAACAAAGCCTTACAAGGGGCAAAGTTGAATTaccaaaagatagagaagtttgcTTATGCTCTCGTTCTTACATCTCGATGATTATGACCTTACTTCCATGCCCATACcattaaaatttttactaatcaACTGATGAAATACATTTTACAAAAGACGGACTTAGCTGGGAGGATTTTGCAATGGGCGGTggagctgtccgagttcgacttaaGATACGAAACTCGGACAACCATAAAATCACAATACCTCGCCGACTTCATCGCTGAATACACTGAAAGTCCTGGGAACCCCACTATATGGAGCTTGTATGTAGATAGATCATCAAATAAATCTGGAAGCAGGGCTGGTGTTATTctagaaagcgaccaaggaactcGAATAGAGCTATCCTTAAGATTTGAGTTTCCTGCTtctaataatcaggcagaatatgaagctctccttgatggcttgaagctggctaaagaaatGGAAGCAAAAAAAGTGATAGTgttcagtgattcacaagtaataactTCGCAAATCAACGACACCTACCAAgctaaagatcccaccatgaagaaaTATTTGGATGAGACGCGAGAACAATTGACACACTTCTCAGAAAGTGAAGTCTGACATATAACTTAAGAAAATAATGCTCGAGTCGATGCACTATCAAAATTAGCCAGCGCCAAGGCAGGGGGtaacaatagaagtctcatccaagaGACTCTACAGACACCATCCATATCAAAGGAAGAAGAAGTACTGACTGTACACAATAAACATTTAGGGTGGATAACTCCCATCATCAACTACCTCAAATTTGGCATGCTTCccaaggatgaaaaggaagccaAAAGACTTTTAAAAGAGGCACAAAACTACACACTGGTCCACAATATCCTATACAAAAGAAGAATTTCAACACCCCTTTTGAAATGCGTCCCAACCTCTCATACAAAGGAAGTTTTGGAAGACGAACATAGTGGCATATGTGGAAACTACTTAGGAGCTCGGTCACTAGCCGAGTTTGTTAAAACGTGCCCACCTTGCCAAAAATATGCCAATTTCCATGTGGCACCTtttgaggagctcatcagcgtcaCTTCGccatggccatttgcaaaatgggaacTGGATCTGCTTGGACTATTTTCCCAAGCGCCAGGCCAAGTCAAGCACCTTATTGTAGGGgtcaattattttactaaatggatcgaggcagagctcTTGGCAACCATCATTGCTCAAAGAAGCCAAAAATTCTTGTAtaagaacattgtcacaaggtttggagtttTCCACTCCATCACCATAAacaatggaactcaattcacCTACTTGACCTTCAAAAATCCAGCatccgacttgaaaataaagcactagTTCACATCAGTGGAGCACCCCCAGACCaacggacaagcagaagctgccaacaaaatcATATTGGCCGAGTTAAAGTGCCGATTACAAGATGCGAAAGGATCTTGGGCGGACAAGCTTCCTCAAGTCTTGTGGGCCTATCGAACCACTCCACattctacaacgggagaatcatcCTTCTGACTTGCATATAGAATGGAAGCAGTGATCCCcatagaagtggttgaagaatcaCCTAAAATTTTGTTTTACGACGAAAGAGCTAACGTCCAAACCTAAAGAGAAGAGCTTGACCTCTTACACGAAGTTTGAGAAAGAGTTCGGATTAAGGAAGAAACTTTGAAATAGAGGATTGCTATAAGATACAATAGAAAGGTGATCAAGAAAAACTTCACCACCAATAACCTCATCCTAATTCAAAATGACATTGGAGTACAAAAGTCGGgtgaaggaaagctagctgcaaactggaaaggaccttataAGATAGTATAGGTCCTAGGTAAAGGTTCTTATAAGGTGTCTGACTCCAAGGGCAGGAGCTCCCGAGATCTTGGCACGCTTATAACCTAAAAAGATACTATAGCTAAAAGCCTTGAACCtaggtgtactcttttttccgACTATaagggttttttaacgaggcaccagtACAAGGACTAGGGGTACCCAAGCCTCTAGTACGCAAATTTGTAAAGGAATTTCTTAattattcttatctttttctccaaAAGTTTCCTATCTAGAACGCATTAACTTAAACTCGACAAACCGCAAAAATCATTGCCTGATCTAAAAATGGTCGAcaagatgaagcgacgaggtacaagttAATGTAAAAAGTTATATAAACAACTCGTACAAATTGACCTCAGTGAGATCAAATAAAAAACGAGCTCTAAAAGTAACTTAATAAAGACCGACTACTTGAAGTCGGAActatgaaaaggaaactaataactcaaaatttaacaaagttgtaAGACCTAAAAGTCAAGCAAATTGTGTTCAACTGCAAAAACATAAACTCCATTTCAAAAGCAGAAGCCAAAAAATGCTTGAGCCCGACCTATAAAAGGTTCAAGACTTAAGCAGaagcactgttcataccttgacCCAAAACACAAAAGCCAGATCCAATAAGGATAAAAGGCCCACCTAAGAGGGTGGTCCCTACCGCATACCCGACCTCTTCAAAGAGGTCGGATACAATTCAAAGGAGAAGCTTATGCTTATCTGAATAACTGCCTCCCCGAATCTCTCCAACTATCTCTACCTCATCTAGAAGGTAGATCAGATCTcaacaaactcccaagataaaaGGAACGGTTATCCACTAACAAAGGTGAAACTACTCAAAAAGGTGGTTatctactctactataaatacactggcacCCCTCAGGTATAATTCACATTCTactctactaaaaacctacttaagcccttgctaacttaaacatcggagtctcttgcatgtACCACCCCCCACCGTCTCACAAGAAACTCAGACAGGCGGCACCTCGCCATCACAAGTCGGAAGCTGCCACTCAGAGGGACCTGAACCTCACGTTCAAGCTCAAATCaacatttcaggtaaccctcagaacaaaaatatagattagaaagataagtagtaaaaatttaaaactaaataaaaaatatgcatataataataattttttaatttgaattatattatcttgttaattttatttttgtagaacagaaa from Arachis hypogaea cultivar Tifrunner chromosome 10, arahy.Tifrunner.gnm2.J5K5, whole genome shotgun sequence includes:
- the LOC112714847 gene encoding metacaspase-1, producing the protein MASRRARCMQCGRPVVVPMQAYNVYILCSGCQGYPQVQPNYPLLNSTPSFINFAPGFSRPYPPPPSPASAYGNKRAVLFGISYAKQDNRIKGAVNDAHCMKYFLIDKLGFPTDSIRMLTDDPEERNPLRIPTMHNMRMAMRWLVEGCRAGDSLVFYYSGHGSRVVDRNMDEVDGYDEAICPVDYEHEGKIIDDEINATIVRPLPRGAKLHALVDTCFSGTVLDLPFMCRMNRKGYYGWEDHRSRRGAYKGTNGGVAVCISACDDDGSAADTSAFSGMESSGALTYSFIQAMQDEAKLTYGRLLNAMRSTIRDAKEGQFGPNYEDYAAMESRLQYAHEPQISSSEKFDIYSKPILM